In Mercurialis annua linkage group LG5, ddMerAnnu1.2, whole genome shotgun sequence, a single genomic region encodes these proteins:
- the LOC126681414 gene encoding uncharacterized protein LOC126681414 — protein sequence MSDSDFEETLSDFLSKKKTSKSPEKTMEKAGVSPLRRSSRSKEIIKSNAVVCVKEKKAIVKYKSVKKDVACKRKGDVVLHQRDIKRKRLGSDNLNKSDSMQKFDLLIDPKERFVGKVGNASSNSVIKNIKLKLNDDQLSILKNSRFGSFLWLDKDVLSLRLIHSILLREVHHANLSELWFNYGSQILRFSLYEFGLVSGLVCGSDESRFSGYFEDGDFFNKFFSDESKITRQVIEAKFLDAVWENDDEAVKFAKLYMVQCFILGNLGTTLIEDRFIHLLDSSDYDDFPWGKYPFELFVQSTKNKLSSKLKSSSQSTFYRLYGFPYAIQFWFYETLVSVPQYLCTLNDAAAYPRLMRWIPKDIKKMQNFDFKVFDDETEKVTVLSNIVATDDESGSLIVNGLYYQGHVAAQERNDACIAEVRIMEVARSACVNFVKELKAQIFDNDVDYSDLESDVRKRICASVDNFEVNQLSNIFKVNSGKAETVEKKIHNSVDSEDVDYETDNEKNIGSSEETANDDSVSYEVLRRSADVQQNVQPNDLDNSKNDEPVGECVDGEMVYFFIC from the exons ATGAGTGAtagtgattttgaagaaacaTTATCTGATTTTTTGAGTAAAAAGAAGACTTCTAAGAGTCCTGAGAAAACAATGGAAAAGGCTGGTGTTTCTCCTCTTCGTAGGAGTTCGAGAAGTAAAGAAATTATTAAATCTAATGCTGTTGTCTGTGTAAAAGAGAAGAAAGCAATTGTGAAATATAAGTCTGTGAAGAAGGATGTTGCTTGTAAAAGAAAAGGAGATGTTGTTTTGCACCAAAGAGATATCAAGAGGAAAAGGCTTGGTAGTGATAACTTGAATAAAAGTGATTCTATGCag AAGTTTGATTTGTTAATTGATCCAAAGGAACGTTTTGTTGGGAAAGTTGGAAATGCAAGTTCCAATTCAGTgatcaaaaatataaagttgAAGCTTAATGATGATCAGTTATCTATTTTAAAGAACAGTAGGTTTGGTTCCTTTTTATGGCTGGACAAGGATGTACTTAGTCTTAGACTCATACATTCTATACTTTTAAGGGAGGTGCATCATGCCAATCTTTCTGAACTTTGGTTTAATTACGGATCTCAGATTCTGCGTTTCAGTTTGTATGAGTTTGGTCTCGTTAGCGGTCTTGTTTGTGGAAGTGACGAGTCAAGATTTTCTGGTTATTTTGAGGatggtgatttttttaataaattttttagtgATGAGAGCAAGATTACACGTCAGGTTATTGAAGCAAAATTTCTTGATGCTGTTTGGGAGAATGATGATGAGGCTGTAAAGTTTGCGAAGCTTTACATGGTGCAATGTTTTATTTTGGGTAATCTTGGGACTACTTTGATTGAAGATCGTTTCATTCACTTGCTGGATAGTTCTGATTATGATGATTTTCCATGGGGGAAATATCCGTTTGAATTATTTGTTCAGTCTACTAAGAACAAGCTCTCAAGTAAACTGAAGTCATCAAGTCAATCTACCTTCTATCGACTTTATGGATTTCCGTATGCCATCCAATTCTGGTTTTATGAAACATTAGTTTCTGTGCCTCAGTACCTGTGTACTTTGAACGATGCTGCTGCCTATCCTCGGTTAATGCGTTGGATACCGaaggatataaaaaaaatgcagaactttgattttaaagtttttgatGATGAAACTGAAAAG GTCACAGTCCTTTCAAATATTGTAGCAACTGACGATGAGTCTGGTAGTCTTATTGTTAATGGACTCTATTATCAAGGTCACGTTGCTGCGCAAGAAAGAAATGATGCTTGTATAGCTGAAGTTAGAATCATGGAAGTGGCAAGGTCTGCTTGCGTTAACTTTGTCAAGGAATTGAAAGCTCAGATTTTTGACAATGATGTTGATTATTCTGATTTGGAGAGTGACGTTCGAAAGCGCATTTGTGCTTCTGTTGATAATTTTGAAGTAAATcaattaagtaatattttcaaaGTCAATTCTGGAAAG gCTGAAACTGTAGAAAAGAAGATACATAATTCTGTTGATAGTGAAGATGTTGACTATGag aCTGATAATGAGAAAAACATTGGCTCTTCGGAAGAAACTGCGAATGATGATAGCGTGTCTTATGAGGTTTTGAGGCGGAGTGCTGATGTCCAGCAGAATGTTCAGCCGAATGATCTTGATAATAGTAAAAATGATGAACCTGTTGGTGAATGTGTTGATGGTGAAATggtatattttttcatttgttaa